A window of Natronolimnobius sp. AArcel1 contains these coding sequences:
- a CDS encoding ABC transporter ATP-binding protein, with the protein MSSEQIGTVETGARAAGDPVLTVRDANVRFDMDKGTSKVLNNVTMDIQRGETLGVVGESGSGKSMFADALLDAVVDPGILTGEITYYPEDREPIDLLNLAPWELREVRWEDISMVFQGAMSAFNPTMSIGEHFEETLEAHGWDIEPGLERAQELFEDLHLEPNRMLSSFPHELSGGQKQRCLIALSLILEPEVLVMDEPTAALDLLMQRSILNLLYDIKDKYDLTLVFISHDLPIVSGFADRLAVLYAFEFVEIGEANEILGNAAHPYTRALLKSTPNLEIPLDEMKPIEGESPDPVSHPEGCSYHPRCPLGDERCEVDDPEFSPVNDKHDVRCHYWERADEAVPLAFGGDSDE; encoded by the coding sequence ATGTCAAGTGAACAAATCGGAACGGTAGAGACAGGAGCACGAGCAGCGGGGGATCCAGTACTTACGGTCCGAGACGCAAATGTCCGGTTTGACATGGACAAGGGAACCTCGAAGGTTCTCAACAACGTCACCATGGACATCCAGCGTGGCGAGACCCTCGGCGTTGTCGGCGAAAGTGGGTCCGGCAAATCGATGTTTGCCGATGCCCTACTCGACGCCGTCGTCGATCCCGGTATCTTGACCGGCGAGATTACCTACTACCCTGAAGACCGAGAACCAATCGACCTCCTCAACCTCGCCCCATGGGAACTGCGCGAGGTCCGCTGGGAAGACATCTCGATGGTGTTCCAGGGCGCAATGAGCGCGTTCAACCCGACGATGTCCATCGGGGAACACTTCGAAGAAACCCTCGAGGCCCACGGCTGGGACATCGAACCCGGCCTCGAGCGCGCACAAGAACTCTTCGAAGACTTACACCTCGAGCCAAACCGGATGCTCTCGTCGTTCCCACACGAACTCTCGGGTGGCCAGAAACAGCGCTGCCTGATCGCACTCAGTCTGATCCTCGAGCCCGAAGTTCTTGTCATGGACGAGCCGACGGCCGCGCTCGACCTCTTGATGCAGCGGTCGATTCTCAATCTGCTGTACGACATCAAAGACAAGTACGATCTCACGCTGGTGTTCATCAGTCATGACCTGCCGATTGTCTCCGGCTTCGCCGACCGGCTGGCCGTTCTCTATGCATTCGAATTCGTCGAGATCGGTGAGGCAAACGAAATCCTCGGCAACGCCGCACACCCATACACGCGGGCGCTGTTGAAGTCCACACCGAACCTCGAGATTCCGCTCGACGAAATGAAGCCGATCGAAGGAGAGAGTCCTGACCCAGTCAGCCATCCAGAGGGTTGTTCGTACCACCCACGATGTCCACTCGGCGACGAACGCTGTGAGGTAGACGACCCAGAGTTCAGTCCAGTTAACGACAAACACGACGTTCGCTGTCACTACTGGGAACGAGCGGACGAAGCGGTCCCACTCGCATTTGGCGGTGATTCCGATGAGTAA
- a CDS encoding ABC transporter ATP-binding protein, which produces MSNSNSSNEPVVSVRDLQVHFEDSSMLNSMTPEWLSDKLGLQEDPTVRAVDNIDLDLGENDVLALVGESGSGKTTLGKTMVGLTRPSGGTVQYRGHDIWEVRDGDDDGTTFEEIRRSLQIIHQDPGAALNPYRSVLENLEVPLKRWHPHLNFAERRSRIHQMLERTGISPPEDYANRYVHQLSGGEQQRVALIRALLVEPEVILADEAVSALDVSLRIGVMDLFLEMQDLFDTSFVFISHDLANARYLAGKSGGKIGVMYLGELVEIGTAEEIIQNPQHPYTKVLQWATPELDPERAEESMRESPPVRKIDIPDATNPPSGCRFHTRCPEAREACKQETPDLYESGGEQHHQTKCFRELEDHEYWQSEELTDDGLEETSATDQTDEASS; this is translated from the coding sequence ATGAGTAATAGCAACAGTTCCAACGAGCCAGTGGTTTCGGTCCGCGACCTGCAAGTGCACTTCGAAGACTCGTCGATGCTCAACTCGATGACCCCCGAGTGGCTCAGCGACAAACTCGGGTTGCAAGAAGATCCCACAGTTCGAGCCGTCGACAATATCGACCTCGATCTCGGCGAAAACGACGTACTCGCACTGGTCGGCGAGAGTGGCAGCGGCAAGACCACACTCGGCAAAACGATGGTCGGCCTGACTCGCCCCTCCGGTGGGACCGTCCAGTACCGCGGCCACGACATCTGGGAAGTCCGTGACGGTGACGACGACGGCACCACGTTCGAAGAGATCCGTCGATCACTGCAGATCATCCATCAGGACCCGGGCGCTGCACTCAACCCCTACCGCTCCGTCCTCGAGAACCTCGAGGTCCCACTCAAGCGCTGGCATCCCCACCTCAACTTCGCCGAGCGCCGAAGCCGTATCCATCAGATGCTCGAGCGAACGGGAATTAGCCCACCAGAAGACTACGCCAACCGCTACGTCCACCAGCTGTCCGGTGGCGAACAACAGCGTGTTGCCCTGATTCGTGCCCTGCTGGTCGAACCGGAAGTCATCCTCGCAGACGAGGCCGTCTCCGCACTCGACGTGTCGCTTCGAATCGGTGTGATGGACCTGTTCCTCGAGATGCAGGATCTGTTCGACACCTCCTTTGTCTTCATCAGCCACGACCTCGCGAACGCGCGCTATCTCGCGGGCAAGTCGGGCGGCAAAATCGGTGTGATGTATCTCGGTGAACTCGTCGAAATCGGCACGGCAGAAGAGATCATCCAGAACCCACAGCATCCCTACACCAAGGTCCTGCAGTGGGCAACGCCGGAACTCGATCCGGAGCGAGCCGAGGAATCGATGCGTGAATCACCGCCGGTCCGCAAAATCGACATTCCGGACGCAACCAACCCGCCGTCTGGCTGTCGGTTCCACACGCGTTGTCCTGAAGCACGCGAAGCGTGTAAACAGGAAACCCCCGATCTCTACGAGAGCGGCGGCGAGCAACACCACCAGACGAAGTGTTTCCGCGAACTCGAGGACCACGAGTACTGGCAGAGCGAAGAACTCACTGACGATGGACTCGAGGAGACATCGGCGACGGACCAGACTGACGAAGCGTCGTCGTGA
- a CDS encoding ABC transporter substrate-binding protein, translating into MPANNHRKEYLSRRKLLALSGATGAAALAGCFGGDDDDASDIIPGQELDTVEVDYNENYEDEWDEAVPAGDVNPYNDQYLFNPYTPAWDSGDGGQEFTNEYLSVYNTETGEFVERIADGWDIDDDLTTTIDISDEYGWSNGDDITAHDFETEMRLAAYMEMGMQDFVDPDEGIYAEDDYTLVIEPRDEYTDLEEELWMNNWAETILQVNDEQYGTYIEQFEEAEDEDEMQSIREDVLNFEPSWDEALFSGPFVFVEANEQYADQVPNPEHPIAQDWEFYLRYGVYTDEEGAQAGEVDWVHNDPTIEDLPDIYDEPPVSFSGQSFAIIFGIEDEYIREYPEVRQAIAYAIDMENLVEVAAPGTPVDEYSTGIDYGYVENFVHEDVLDAMPNYAPQDTDMAAELLEDVGFENDGDEWLTPDGDTWTLNFPVGDWFETHSEVMSNNLAEFGIDMDYYVEEFPTWESETDANLDYDLTVHLNYGMARDYHPYADLDEEFNNPDRGLFTERTGIVDEEVEVPEVGNPDGDMVTFNIEEELEAIATAADEDELMEHSSNLAWVHNQLLPGVTVFPWSEHYFVNAEDWDFDLETDDWLTSNRIAHYLVENGLQPE; encoded by the coding sequence ATGCCAGCAAACAATCACCGCAAGGAATATCTGTCACGCAGAAAGCTATTGGCCCTTTCGGGGGCAACCGGTGCAGCAGCACTCGCAGGCTGTTTCGGTGGCGACGACGACGACGCTAGCGACATTATTCCCGGTCAGGAACTCGACACTGTTGAGGTTGACTACAACGAAAACTACGAAGACGAGTGGGACGAAGCTGTTCCCGCGGGTGACGTCAACCCGTACAACGACCAGTACCTCTTTAACCCGTACACTCCCGCCTGGGACTCGGGCGACGGTGGCCAGGAGTTCACCAACGAGTATCTCTCCGTCTACAACACCGAAACTGGTGAGTTCGTTGAACGTATTGCCGACGGCTGGGATATCGACGACGATCTGACCACCACGATTGATATCAGCGACGAGTACGGCTGGTCCAACGGCGACGACATTACGGCTCACGACTTCGAGACCGAGATGCGCCTTGCTGCCTACATGGAGATGGGCATGCAGGACTTCGTCGACCCTGACGAAGGCATCTATGCCGAGGACGACTACACGCTCGTTATCGAGCCTCGCGACGAGTACACTGACCTCGAAGAAGAGCTCTGGATGAACAACTGGGCAGAGACGATCCTGCAGGTCAACGACGAACAGTACGGCACCTACATCGAACAGTTCGAAGAGGCAGAAGACGAAGACGAAATGCAGAGCATTCGTGAGGACGTGCTCAACTTCGAACCAAGCTGGGACGAGGCACTGTTCTCCGGCCCGTTCGTGTTCGTCGAAGCCAACGAACAGTACGCCGACCAGGTTCCAAACCCAGAGCACCCAATCGCACAGGACTGGGAGTTCTACCTCCGCTACGGTGTCTACACGGACGAAGAAGGTGCCCAGGCCGGCGAAGTCGACTGGGTCCACAACGACCCAACCATCGAAGACCTGCCAGACATTTACGACGAACCGCCGGTGTCGTTCTCTGGTCAGTCGTTCGCGATTATCTTCGGAATCGAAGACGAGTACATCCGCGAGTACCCAGAAGTGCGTCAGGCAATCGCCTACGCCATCGACATGGAGAACCTCGTTGAGGTCGCCGCACCCGGTACCCCGGTTGACGAGTACTCGACCGGTATCGACTACGGCTACGTCGAGAACTTCGTCCACGAGGACGTTCTCGATGCGATGCCAAACTACGCGCCACAAGACACCGACATGGCAGCTGAACTGCTTGAGGATGTCGGGTTCGAGAACGATGGTGACGAGTGGCTCACCCCTGACGGCGACACCTGGACGCTTAACTTCCCAGTCGGTGACTGGTTCGAAACCCACTCAGAGGTCATGTCCAACAACCTCGCCGAGTTCGGTATCGACATGGACTACTACGTCGAGGAATTCCCAACCTGGGAATCCGAGACCGACGCCAACCTCGACTACGACCTGACCGTCCACCTAAACTACGGGATGGCGCGTGACTACCACCCATACGCTGACCTCGATGAAGAGTTCAACAACCCAGACCGTGGACTGTTCACCGAGCGAACCGGCATCGTCGACGAAGAAGTCGAAGTGCCTGAAGTTGGCAACCCAGACGGTGACATGGTCACGTTCAACATCGAAGAGGAACTCGAGGCCATCGCAACTGCAGCCGACGAAGACGAACTCATGGAGCACTCGTCGAACCTCGCATGGGTCCACAACCAGCTCCTTCCCGGTGTGACCGTCTTCCCATGGAGTGAGCACTACTTCGTCAACGCTGAGGACTGGGACTTCGACCTCGAGACTGACGACTGGCTGACCTCGAACCGTATCGCTCACTACCTGGTCGAGAACGGACTGCAGCCAGAATAA
- the gfo6 gene encoding D-xylose 1-dehydrogenase Gfo6 has translation MDPNAFQTYLDSFTHRDWQVADDGDGPVRFALIGLGWWTADKAIPAINNSTFCEATVAASSSKEKAERFVDDHETIEHGLTYDELQDGAATDAYDAVYICTPNARHQTFVESAVAHEKAILCEKPMEATLEDANAIVDDCADLEAPSMIAYRMHTEPAVRRARELVREGAIGEPVHVHGNMSQSIVGWGENQWRLDPEMAGRGASVTDLGIYPLNTTRFILERDPVAVQAMMDSSHEYFGDVPDEVAAFTVMLEGGVCISCTASQHSQLDSFLRIVGTDGTISIDPAFHSESELELTRANTTVRIDTPQVDQMEEEFDYFADCVLDGREPEATPEHGYVDMQAIEAVYDAAEREETITL, from the coding sequence ATGGATCCGAATGCGTTCCAGACGTATCTAGATTCGTTCACACATCGAGACTGGCAGGTAGCAGATGACGGGGACGGTCCCGTCCGATTTGCACTGATCGGTCTCGGCTGGTGGACGGCCGATAAGGCGATTCCAGCCATCAACAACTCAACGTTCTGTGAAGCCACCGTCGCCGCGAGCAGCTCTAAAGAAAAGGCCGAACGGTTCGTCGACGATCACGAAACTATCGAACACGGACTGACGTACGACGAACTCCAGGATGGCGCCGCTACCGATGCCTACGATGCCGTCTACATCTGTACACCAAACGCACGCCACCAGACCTTCGTCGAAAGTGCTGTTGCCCACGAGAAAGCCATCCTCTGTGAGAAACCGATGGAAGCGACCCTCGAGGATGCCAACGCAATCGTCGATGACTGTGCCGACCTCGAGGCCCCGTCGATGATCGCCTACCGGATGCACACCGAGCCTGCTGTCCGTCGCGCTCGAGAACTCGTTCGAGAGGGCGCAATCGGTGAGCCGGTCCACGTTCACGGCAACATGTCCCAGTCAATCGTCGGCTGGGGTGAAAACCAGTGGCGACTGGACCCCGAGATGGCCGGTCGCGGTGCCAGTGTGACTGACCTCGGTATCTACCCGCTCAACACAACCCGCTTTATCCTCGAGCGCGATCCGGTTGCCGTTCAGGCGATGATGGACTCGAGTCACGAGTACTTCGGAGACGTTCCCGATGAGGTCGCCGCGTTCACTGTCATGCTCGAGGGGGGCGTCTGTATCAGTTGTACGGCAAGCCAACACTCCCAACTCGATAGTTTCTTGCGGATCGTTGGAACGGATGGGACAATTTCCATTGATCCAGCATTCCACTCCGAAAGCGAGTTGGAACTGACGCGCGCGAATACCACCGTCCGCATTGACACGCCACAGGTCGATCAGATGGAAGAAGAGTTCGACTATTTCGCCGATTGCGTCCTCGATGGACGCGAGCCGGAAGCCACGCCAGAACACGGCTACGTAGACATGCAAGCAATCGAGGCAGTGTACGACGCGGCGGAGCGTGAGGAGACCATTACCCTGTGA